A region of Chitinophaga horti DNA encodes the following proteins:
- a CDS encoding CinA family nicotinamide mononucleotide deamidase-related protein produces MEKIFASLITIGDELLIGQTIDTNSAWIAQQLNNIGVWVKRRVAVGDNKKDIIQALEEESRDAHIILITGGLGPTADDITKPVLNDYFGGRLIVHEETLHSVMAFFESRGLPVLQRNVDQARVPDTCQVLFNRRGTAPGMLFRKHDKLYVSMPGVPHEMKGIMEDYVLNIIKEEFHTPALLHQTLLTSGMGESFVAERIKKFEEALPASIKLAYLPNFGLLKLRLTAMGKDKISTAALLSEHFHELKSILEDIIVVDEDIPIEQVIGRLLKAAGKTMGTAESCTGGNIAHMITSVAGSSAYFKGSVVSYANEIKTSVLSVPESILQQYGAVSEETVKAMVAGGIKTLGSDYMVAVSGILGPDGGTEEKPVGTVWMAAGDSKDVVTIKHHFRYDRARNTDMASVAAINLLRKFITR; encoded by the coding sequence GTGGAAAAAATATTTGCCAGCCTCATTACCATAGGCGATGAACTCCTGATCGGTCAGACCATCGACACCAACTCGGCCTGGATCGCCCAGCAACTGAATAACATCGGTGTATGGGTAAAGCGCCGTGTAGCCGTAGGGGATAATAAAAAAGATATCATCCAGGCGCTCGAAGAAGAAAGCCGCGATGCACATATCATTCTTATCACCGGCGGACTGGGCCCCACGGCCGACGATATTACCAAACCGGTACTTAACGATTACTTCGGCGGCCGCCTCATTGTGCATGAAGAAACCTTACACTCCGTAATGGCCTTTTTCGAAAGCCGCGGATTGCCTGTACTGCAACGCAACGTTGATCAGGCCCGCGTGCCGGATACCTGCCAGGTGTTGTTCAATCGTCGCGGTACTGCCCCCGGCATGTTGTTCCGCAAGCATGATAAACTGTATGTATCTATGCCCGGCGTGCCTCATGAAATGAAAGGTATTATGGAGGATTATGTACTCAATATCATCAAGGAAGAATTTCATACACCCGCGCTGCTGCATCAAACCCTGCTTACCTCAGGCATGGGCGAATCCTTCGTGGCAGAACGCATTAAGAAGTTTGAAGAGGCATTACCTGCATCTATTAAACTGGCTTACCTGCCTAATTTCGGACTGCTAAAACTGCGCCTCACCGCGATGGGCAAAGACAAGATCAGCACGGCGGCATTATTGTCCGAGCATTTTCATGAGCTGAAATCAATATTGGAAGATATTATCGTCGTGGATGAAGATATCCCGATCGAACAGGTGATCGGCCGTTTGCTGAAGGCTGCTGGTAAAACCATGGGCACTGCAGAAAGCTGTACCGGCGGAAACATTGCGCACATGATTACTTCGGTGGCGGGCAGTTCTGCATACTTTAAGGGCAGTGTGGTGAGCTACGCAAACGAGATCAAAACCAGCGTGCTGAGTGTGCCGGAAAGCATTTTGCAGCAATATGGTGCGGTGAGCGAAGAAACCGTAAAGGCCATGGTCGCCGGTGGTATTAAAACACTTGGTTCCGACTATATGGTGGCCGTAAGTGGTATCCTGGGACCAGACGGCGGTACGGAAGAAAAACCGGTGGGTACCGTGTGGATGGCGGCCGGCGACAGTAAAGACGTAGTAACGATTAAACACCACTTCCGGTACGACAGGGCACGAAATACGGATATGGCATCGGTTGCAGCGATCAATCTGCTCAGAAAGTTTATCACGCGTTAG